The Bremerella alba genome includes a window with the following:
- the lptE gene encoding LPS assembly lipoprotein LptE, protein MRHPLTLTRSLLFAAFILIAASQFGCVHYQIGNRSLYRPDIRTVHVPIFTSLIYRRDLGERITEAVIKEIEATTPYKIADAQSADSVLRGSLVTENKLVQGQNSLDDPRILQENFQIHYEWIDQRGQLVRQPGALSLAPVLMSETLTATGILYPEPGQSMVTAQQDAINQFARELVRHMQTPW, encoded by the coding sequence ATGCGACATCCGCTGACACTAACCCGATCCCTTTTGTTTGCCGCTTTCATACTGATTGCGGCAAGTCAATTTGGTTGCGTTCATTATCAGATTGGCAACCGAAGTCTGTATCGGCCTGATATCCGGACGGTTCATGTCCCGATTTTCACGTCACTGATCTACCGTCGTGACCTGGGCGAACGCATAACCGAAGCGGTGATCAAGGAAATAGAAGCTACCACTCCCTATAAAATCGCTGACGCTCAATCAGCCGATAGTGTTCTACGGGGAAGTCTGGTGACCGAGAACAAGCTCGTTCAGGGTCAAAACAGCCTGGATGATCCACGTATCTTGCAAGAGAACTTCCAGATTCACTACGAGTGGATCGACCAACGAGGTCAACTCGTTCGGCAGCCTGGGGCGCTCTCGCTGGCTCCCGTCTTGATGAGCGAGACTCTCACCGCCACCGGCATTCTCTATCCGGAACCGGGGCAATCGATGGTAACGGCACAACAAGACGCGATTAACCAATTCGCTCGGGAACTGGTTCGTCATATGCAGACCCCCTGGTAG